The stretch of DNA TTCGGCCGGCGGCATTGGCAGCGGCCTGCAAATCGGCGATGTCGTCGTCGGAACGGAGCTGGCTTACAGCGATGTCGATGCGACGGCATTTCAGCGGTATGTTTATGGTCAGGTGCCGCGGATGCCGGCCCGTTACCCTGTTCAGGAGGGATTTCTGGCGCTCGCTCGTCAGCTGTCAGCCGCGAGGAAGTCTGAAGAGAGAGTCTTTACGGGCCTGATAACGACCGCAGATTCTTTTATCGGCCGCCGTGAGGCTGCGGACTTTATCCGCGAACGGTTTCCTGATTCGCTTGCGACGGATATGGAGGGGGCCGCAGTCGCCCAAACCGCTTACCGGTTCGGTGTGCCGTTTCTGGCAGTGCGCGCCATTTCCGACATCGCCGGAAGCGATGCGGAAGGGCTGTTCACCTCCAATCTGGATTTGGCGGCGCTGAATGCCGCCAGATTCGTTCTCGAATGGCTGGACCTTTATCATCCGGCGTACAGCACCGGCATATAATGCTGATTGTTCTGCACTGAATACAGACAAAGGGAGCGCAAGATCCGTATTGCACGGGTCCGCGCTCCCTTTGTTATTTTTGCAGTATGAATTTATCGATAACTTGCTTGACTCCGTCCTCATTATTGCTTGCGGTTACATAGTTCGCAATCTCTTTCAGCGCCGGAATGGCATTGCCCATCGCTACGCCAAGACCGGCGGTCTCCAGCATTTCGTGGTCGTTCCAGGAGTCGCCGACGGCGATGGTCTCGGACACTTTGCAGCCGAAATAGTCGGCCAGGAACTCAAGCGCCAGCCCTTTCGTGCCTTCCTTGTGCGTGATCTCCAAATAATGCGGCT from Paenibacillus sophorae encodes:
- a CDS encoding 5'-methylthioadenosine/adenosylhomocysteine nucleosidase, which translates into the protein MSIAIIGAMEEEVEVLRGRLENVHRLEAAGGIYYTGTLDGREIVLLQSGVGKVNAALTTALLIERYQPELIINTGSAGGIGSGLQIGDVVVGTELAYSDVDATAFQRYVYGQVPRMPARYPVQEGFLALARQLSAARKSEERVFTGLITTADSFIGRREAADFIRERFPDSLATDMEGAAVAQTAYRFGVPFLAVRAISDIAGSDAEGLFTSNLDLAALNAARFVLEWLDLYHPAYSTGI